Below is a window of Saccharomonospora viridis DSM 43017 DNA.
CGCGACTCCGGAGGACATCGACAACGGCATGGTGCTCGGCTGCGCCCACCCGATGGGTCCGCTGCGGCTGACCGACCTCGTGGGGCTCGACACCACCATGGCCGTCGCCGAGTCGATGTACGCGGAATACAAGGAGCCCCTCTACGCCCCGCCACCTCTGCTGCGCCGCATGGTCGAGGCCGGGCTCTACGGCAAGAAGTCGGGTCGCGGCTTCTACGACTACACCCGGGGAGAGTGACGATGTACCAGTTGCCGGAGGAACACGAGGAGCTCCGTGCCGCGGTCCGCGCGCTGGCGGAGAAGGAGATCGCTCCGTACGCCGCCGAGGTCGACGAGCAGGAGCGGTATCCGGTGGAGGCGCTGCGCGCGCTGACCGAAGCCGGCTTCCACGCGCTGCACATTCCCGAGGAGTACTCGGGCCAGGGCGCGGACGCGGTGGCGACCTGCATCGTCATCGAGGAGGTGGCGCGGGTCGACGCGTCGGCCTCGCTCATCCCCGCCGTGAACAAGCTCGGCACGCAGCCGATCCTGCTGTCGGCGTCGGAGGAGCTGAAGCAGCTCGTACTGCCGTCCATCGCCTCGGGGGAGGCGTCGGCGTCCTACGCGCTGTCGGAGCGGGAAGCGGGTTCCGACACGGCGTCGATGCGCACCCGAGCGCACCTCGACGGCGACCACTGGGTGCTCAACGGCACGAAGTGCTGGATCTCCAACGCCGGTGAGTCCAGCTGGTACACGGTCATGGCCGTCACCGACCCGAACGCGAAGAAGAAGGCTCACGGCATCTCGGCGTTCGTCGTGCACAAGGACGACCCGGGCTTCTCGGTGGGGCCGAAGGAGCGCAAGCTCGGGATCAAGGGCTCGCCCACCCGGGAGATCTACTTCGAGAACTGCACGATCCCGGCGGACCGGATCATCGGCGAACCGGGGACGGGGCTGAAGACCGCGCTGGCCACGCTCGACCACACCCGGCCGACCATCGGCGCGCAGGCCCTGGGCATCGCGCAGGGCGCGCTGGACGCCACCGTGGAGTACGTCAAGGAGCGTAAGCAGTTCGGTCAGTCCATCAGCCAGTTCCAGGGCGTGCAGTTCATGCTCGCCGACATGGCCATGAAGATCGAGGCCGCGCGGCACATGGTGTACGCGTCGGCGGCGGCCACAGAACGTGGTGACGCCCGGGCGAGTTTCCTCGCCAGCGCCGCCAAGACCTACGCCTCCGATGTCGCCATGGAGGTCACCACCGACGCCGTGCAGCTGTTCGGCGGCGCGGGTTACACCCGTGACTTCCCGGTCGAGCGCATGATGCGGGACGCGAAGATCACACAGATCTACGAGGGCACCAACCAGATCCAGCGCATGGTCATGGCCCGGCAACTACTGAAGTGACGTCCCCGAACACGATGGCCCCCGGGATGTCCCGGGGGCCATCCGTTGTTCGAACGGTTCCTCACTGTCCGACTTTGCCGGTCGACGTCTTGCAGGGCCCGGCGGACCCTTCCGATCACCGGGCACCGGGGACGGATCACACGGGTGTTCGCGGTATCCGGTCGCTACTGGCTCCGCCATTCCTCCCACGACAGCTGCCACACACTCCAGCCGTCCGTGGGGTCGAGCTCGGGTCCTCCGCTGTTGCGGACCTCAAACAGGTCACCGCGGTTGCTCTTGTTCATCAACCAGGCGGCGTTCTCCGTGGAGAGGTTGATGCAGCCGTGGCTGACGTTGGTCCG
It encodes the following:
- a CDS encoding acyl-CoA dehydrogenase family protein — translated: MYQLPEEHEELRAAVRALAEKEIAPYAAEVDEQERYPVEALRALTEAGFHALHIPEEYSGQGADAVATCIVIEEVARVDASASLIPAVNKLGTQPILLSASEELKQLVLPSIASGEASASYALSEREAGSDTASMRTRAHLDGDHWVLNGTKCWISNAGESSWYTVMAVTDPNAKKKAHGISAFVVHKDDPGFSVGPKERKLGIKGSPTREIYFENCTIPADRIIGEPGTGLKTALATLDHTRPTIGAQALGIAQGALDATVEYVKERKQFGQSISQFQGVQFMLADMAMKIEAARHMVYASAAATERGDARASFLASAAKTYASDVAMEVTTDAVQLFGGAGYTRDFPVERMMRDAKITQIYEGTNQIQRMVMARQLLK